The following proteins are co-located in the Siansivirga zeaxanthinifaciens CC-SAMT-1 genome:
- a CDS encoding DUF2911 domain-containing protein: MNSFLKRVLIFLTITAVVLALYSIFVENIFAPRLSPKDTVEFKLNDLKLEVFYNRPSKKGREIFGALVPLNQVWRTGANEATTFKTNKDLDIEGMTLPAGKYTLWTVPKDSVWTVIFNSKQYEWGVDKEMKPMWDPNYDVLNVQVPIKKLDHVVEQFTIAFDNSTDKLFLTMAWDETKVALPLKN; encoded by the coding sequence ATGAATTCTTTTTTAAAGCGTGTATTAATTTTTCTAACTATAACAGCAGTAGTTTTAGCATTATATTCCATTTTTGTTGAAAATATATTTGCACCACGCTTAAGCCCAAAAGATACCGTAGAATTTAAATTAAACGATTTAAAATTAGAAGTTTTTTATAACCGCCCTTCCAAAAAAGGACGTGAAATTTTTGGAGCACTCGTGCCTCTTAACCAGGTTTGGCGTACGGGAGCGAACGAAGCGACTACCTTTAAAACTAACAAAGATTTAGATATTGAAGGCATGACCTTACCTGCTGGAAAATACACCCTTTGGACGGTACCTAAAGATTCGGTTTGGACCGTTATTTTTAACTCTAAACAATACGAATGGGGTGTCGATAAAGAAATGAAACCTATGTGGGACCCTAATTACGATGTATTAAACGTACAAGTGCCTATAAAAAAACTCGATCATGTTGTTGAACAATTTACCATAGCCTTCGATAATTCAACCGATAAATTATTTTTAACCATGGCTTGGGATGAGACAAAAGTGGCATTACCACTTAAAAATTAA
- a CDS encoding RNA polymerase sigma factor: MLQVDIIEQCKQNNRKAQLQLYNQYCDGMFVVAKRFLKDANDAEDVVQEAFIKAFTKLHQYKADVTFGAWLKRIVINKSIDLIKSKKQILVELDQVHLKVVDSSYEDKWLVDDAITLNDVKSAINNLPETYQYVVMLYLIEGYDHQEISEILNISEVASRTNLSRGKAKLQELLKQKQHGTGY, translated from the coding sequence ATGTTGCAAGTTGACATTATAGAACAATGTAAACAAAACAATCGCAAAGCACAATTACAACTGTACAATCAGTACTGTGACGGTATGTTTGTTGTTGCAAAACGATTTTTAAAAGATGCTAACGATGCCGAAGATGTGGTCCAAGAAGCCTTTATAAAGGCCTTTACCAAACTGCATCAATACAAAGCAGATGTTACTTTTGGAGCGTGGTTAAAACGTATTGTAATTAATAAGAGTATCGATTTAATAAAGTCTAAAAAGCAAATACTTGTAGAATTAGACCAGGTGCACCTAAAAGTAGTCGATTCTTCTTATGAAGACAAATGGTTAGTAGACGATGCTATAACCTTAAACGATGTTAAAAGCGCTATCAATAATTTACCGGAAACGTATCAATATGTAGTTATGCTTTATTTAATAGAAGGTTACGATCATCAAGAGATTTCAGAAATTTTGAATATTTCGGAAGTAGCTTCCAGAACCAATTTATCCAGAGGAAAAGCAAAACTACAGGAACTTTTAAAACAAAAACAACATGGCACAGGATATTAG